One window of Burkholderia cepacia GG4 genomic DNA carries:
- a CDS encoding GntP family permease, whose product MSFVIVLAALAFLMFAAYRGYSVILFAPIAALGAVLLIEPAAVAPVFSGIFMEKMVGFVKLYFPVFMLGAVFGKVIELSGFSESIVHAAIRYIGRSRANAVIVAVCALLTYGGVSLFVVVFAVYPFAAELYRQSNIPKRLMPGAIALGAFSFTMDSLPGTPQIQNIIPTTFFKTTAWAAPALGTIGSLFIIVVGLAYLEWRRRSAMAKGEGYGTSLINEPERVEATALPHPALAILPLILVGASNFTFTKLIPQWYGAASYTVAPDVLPGVHTPVTTSIKTVVAIWSVEAALLLGIVLVVLTAFKRVSDRFAAGSKAAVGGALLAAMNTASEYGFGGVIAALPGFLVVSDALKSIPNPLVNAAVSVSSLAGITGSASGGMSIALAAMSDLFIKGAQAANIPMDVLHRVVAMASGGMDTLPHNGAVITLLAVTGLTHRESYRDIFAVTVIKTLAVFFVIAVYYTTGLV is encoded by the coding sequence TTGTCTTTCGTGATCGTCCTCGCCGCGCTGGCGTTCCTGATGTTCGCCGCGTATCGCGGCTACAGCGTGATCCTGTTCGCGCCGATCGCCGCGCTCGGCGCGGTCCTGCTGATCGAACCCGCCGCCGTCGCACCGGTCTTCTCCGGCATCTTCATGGAGAAGATGGTCGGCTTCGTCAAACTGTACTTCCCGGTGTTCATGCTCGGTGCCGTGTTCGGCAAGGTGATCGAACTGTCCGGGTTCTCCGAGTCGATCGTCCATGCGGCGATCCGCTACATCGGCCGCTCGCGTGCGAATGCGGTGATCGTCGCGGTGTGCGCGCTGCTCACCTATGGCGGCGTGTCGCTGTTCGTCGTGGTGTTCGCGGTGTATCCGTTCGCGGCCGAACTCTATCGCCAGAGCAACATTCCGAAGCGGCTGATGCCCGGTGCGATCGCGCTCGGCGCGTTCTCGTTCACGATGGATTCGCTGCCCGGCACGCCGCAGATCCAGAACATCATCCCGACCACGTTCTTCAAGACGACCGCCTGGGCCGCTCCCGCGCTCGGCACGATCGGCTCGCTGTTCATCATCGTCGTCGGCCTCGCGTACCTGGAATGGCGCCGCCGTTCGGCGATGGCGAAGGGCGAAGGCTACGGCACGTCGCTCATCAACGAACCGGAGCGCGTCGAAGCGACGGCACTGCCGCATCCTGCGCTGGCGATCCTGCCGCTGATCCTCGTCGGTGCGTCGAACTTCACGTTCACCAAGCTGATCCCGCAGTGGTACGGGGCCGCGTCGTACACGGTTGCGCCGGACGTGCTGCCCGGCGTGCACACGCCGGTCACGACGTCGATCAAGACCGTCGTCGCGATCTGGTCGGTCGAGGCCGCGCTGCTGCTCGGTATCGTGCTGGTCGTCCTGACCGCGTTCAAGCGCGTCAGCGACCGCTTCGCGGCCGGCTCGAAGGCCGCCGTCGGCGGCGCGCTGCTCGCCGCGATGAACACGGCGTCGGAATACGGTTTCGGCGGCGTGATCGCCGCGCTGCCGGGCTTCCTCGTCGTCAGCGACGCGCTGAAGAGCATTCCGAACCCGCTCGTGAACGCGGCCGTGTCGGTCAGCTCGCTCGCCGGCATCACCGGTTCGGCGTCGGGCGGCATGAGCATCGCGCTCGCCGCGATGTCGGACCTGTTCATCAAGGGCGCGCAGGCAGCCAACATTCCGATGGACGTGCTGCACCGGGTCGTCGCGATGGCCAGCGGCGGCATGGACACGCTGCCGCACAACGGCGCGGTCATCACGCTGCTCGCGGTCACGGGCCTCACGCACCGCGAGTCGTATCGCGACATCTTCGCGGTCACCGTGATCAAGACGCTCGCGGTGTTCTTCGTGATCGCCGTGTACTACACGACGGGCCTCGTGTAA
- a CDS encoding sigma-54 interaction domain-containing protein, which yields MMNDWARLPVNYGDVLRRAAESLFRTFEDSSAGTVVVDRDARVVWMNERYAARFGFADPQQAVGLDCEAVIPNSLMREVVSSGQPILLDIMETGREPLVVTRLPLKNEAGETVGAIGFALFDQLKTLTPIFSRYAQLQQQLIATQRSLAQARRAKYTFASFVGTSAASLETKRQARRAAQVDSPVLLLGETGTGKELLAHAIHAASARALQPLVTVNVAAIPDTLLETEFFGAAPGAYTGADRKGRVGKFELADRGTLFLDEIGDMPLPLQGKLLRVLQDKEFEPVGSNRIVRADVRIIAATSADLPALVADGRFRADLYYRLNVLTIHAPPLRKRASDIAALVYATLEELAAQHGRAAHCELTDDALRMLCAYPWPGNVRELRNTLERALMLSDRTVIDAGALAPFLGPVRVAPDSMPAGMRTAPSQVGRDAGDAPGASGAPVVSYTDALAAWERQFLIDALAACDGKVVEAAARIGIGRATLYKKLAALGIDR from the coding sequence ATGATGAACGACTGGGCCCGCCTGCCCGTCAATTACGGCGACGTGCTGCGGCGTGCCGCCGAGTCGCTGTTTCGGACCTTCGAAGATTCGAGTGCGGGCACGGTGGTCGTCGATCGCGATGCGCGCGTCGTGTGGATGAACGAGCGTTACGCGGCGCGCTTCGGGTTCGCCGATCCGCAGCAGGCGGTCGGCCTCGACTGCGAGGCCGTGATTCCGAACAGCCTGATGCGCGAGGTCGTGTCGAGCGGACAGCCGATCCTGCTCGACATCATGGAGACCGGCCGCGAGCCGCTGGTCGTCACGCGCCTGCCGCTGAAGAACGAGGCGGGCGAGACGGTCGGCGCGATCGGCTTCGCGCTGTTCGACCAGTTGAAGACGCTCACGCCGATCTTTTCCCGCTACGCGCAGCTTCAGCAGCAGCTGATCGCGACGCAGCGTTCGCTTGCGCAGGCGCGCCGTGCGAAATACACGTTCGCGAGCTTCGTCGGCACGAGTGCCGCGAGCCTCGAAACCAAACGGCAGGCGCGCCGCGCCGCGCAGGTCGATTCGCCGGTCCTGCTGCTCGGCGAAACGGGCACCGGCAAGGAACTGCTCGCGCATGCGATCCACGCAGCTTCGGCGCGCGCGCTCCAGCCGCTCGTGACCGTCAACGTCGCCGCGATTCCCGACACGCTGCTCGAAACCGAATTCTTCGGCGCGGCGCCGGGTGCGTATACCGGTGCCGATCGCAAGGGGCGCGTCGGCAAGTTCGAGCTGGCCGACCGCGGCACGTTGTTTCTCGACGAGATCGGCGACATGCCGTTGCCGCTGCAGGGCAAGCTGCTGCGCGTGCTGCAGGACAAGGAGTTCGAACCGGTCGGCTCGAACCGGATCGTGCGCGCGGACGTCCGGATCATCGCCGCGACGTCGGCCGACCTGCCCGCGCTGGTCGCGGACGGGCGCTTTCGTGCGGATCTCTACTACCGGCTCAATGTGCTGACGATCCATGCACCGCCGCTGCGCAAGCGAGCGTCGGACATCGCGGCGCTCGTGTACGCGACGCTCGAGGAACTCGCCGCGCAGCACGGCCGCGCCGCGCACTGCGAACTGACCGACGATGCGCTGCGGATGCTGTGTGCGTACCCGTGGCCCGGCAATGTGCGCGAGCTGCGCAACACGCTCGAACGTGCGCTGATGTTGTCGGACCGCACGGTGATCGATGCGGGTGCGCTCGCGCCGTTCCTCGGGCCGGTGCGTGTCGCGCCGGACAGCATGCCGGCGGGCATGCGGACTGCTCCGTCTCAGGTCGGCCGGGACGCGGGCGACGCGCCGGGTGCATCTGGTGCGCCAGTCGTTTCGTATACCGATGCATTGGCCGCGTGGGAGCGCCAGTTCCTGATCGACGCACTCGCGGCGTGCGACGGGAAGGTCGTGGAAG